The following proteins come from a genomic window of Pseudomonas sp. MAG733B:
- a CDS encoding LuxR C-terminal-related transcriptional regulator, with translation MISSVRLLPRACSAARLRGMSKPNDDTLIAMPFGALHKWHGGMREAFAHVDEPDALQYLASALGQLVSIESVMISLERKDRAPQLLHQRGIAQEFQVSILERYFAGGYLLDPFCLAVEQGLAQGFYHLEEIAPDNFFDSDYYKTYYLKANCSEDSYYIVDTGNDTKISVSLFQGFGGECLGVEQLNLLRAVEPLVREFISEFSQRGLQRSSEIQGNNDQGLRDDLKQRVQSAFEQFGCDVLTEREREVAHMVLRGHSVKSTASQMNISPETVRMHRKNLYLKLEVGSQSELFALFIEWLRKN, from the coding sequence ATGATTTCGTCAGTGCGGCTGTTACCAAGGGCTTGCTCAGCCGCTAGACTGCGGGGCATGAGCAAACCAAACGACGATACGCTGATCGCGATGCCCTTCGGGGCATTGCACAAATGGCATGGGGGAATGCGCGAGGCATTCGCCCATGTCGATGAGCCTGACGCCCTGCAATATCTGGCGTCAGCGTTGGGGCAGCTGGTGTCCATCGAGTCGGTGATGATCAGCCTGGAACGCAAGGACCGCGCACCGCAGTTGCTGCATCAGCGCGGCATCGCGCAGGAGTTTCAGGTCTCGATTCTTGAGCGCTATTTTGCCGGGGGGTATTTGCTCGACCCGTTCTGCCTGGCCGTGGAGCAAGGGTTGGCGCAGGGGTTCTATCACCTGGAGGAAATTGCGCCGGACAACTTCTTCGACAGCGACTACTACAAGACCTATTACCTGAAGGCGAACTGTTCGGAAGACAGTTACTACATCGTCGATACCGGCAATGACACGAAAATTTCCGTCAGCCTGTTTCAAGGTTTCGGCGGTGAATGCCTGGGTGTCGAACAGTTGAATCTGCTGCGCGCCGTCGAACCGCTGGTGCGCGAGTTCATCAGCGAATTCAGTCAGCGTGGCCTGCAACGCAGTAGCGAGATCCAGGGCAATAACGACCAAGGCCTGCGCGATGACCTCAAGCAACGGGTGCAATCGGCCTTCGAGCAATTCGGTTGCGATGTGCTCACCGAACGCGAGCGGGAAGTGGCGCACATGGTGCTCAGGGGCCACTCGGTGAAATCCACGGCGAGCCAGATGAACATCTCACCGGAAACCGTGCGCATGCATCGCAAGAACCTGTATTTGAAGTTGGAGGTTGGTTCGCAGTCGGAATTGTTTGCGCTGTTTATCGAGTGGTTGCGTAAGAATTAA
- a CDS encoding aminotransferase, translating to MATPTRTVFSPADESRLVKADKAHHMHGYHVFDEHAEQGSLNIVAGDGAYIYDTQGNRFLDAVGGMWCTNIGLGREEMAEAIADQVRQLAYSNPFSDMSNNVAIQLCEKLASLAPGDLDHVFLTTGGSTAVDTAYRLIQYYQNCRGKPEKKHVIARFNAYHGSTTLTMSIGNKAADRVPEFDYANPLIHHVSNPNPYRAPDGMDEAQFLEFLVKEFEDKIQSIGADKVAGFFAEPVMGSGGVIIPPKGYLKRMWEVCQRYDILFVADEVVTSFGRLGKFFASLDVFDVQPDIITTAKGLTSAYLPLGACIFSDRIWKVIAEPGKGRCFTHGFTYSGHPVCCTAALKNIEIIERENLLAHVDDVGGYLEQRLATLRDLPLVGDVRCLKLMACVEFVADKRTKALFADEINIGEKIHSRAQARGLLVRPIMHLNVMSPPLILTYEQVDEIVEILRVCILEVAAELEASGQYAGQ from the coding sequence ATGGCGACGCCAACACGCACCGTTTTTTCCCCAGCGGACGAGTCCCGGCTGGTCAAGGCCGACAAGGCCCACCATATGCACGGCTATCACGTGTTCGACGAACACGCCGAACAAGGTTCGCTGAACATCGTTGCCGGCGACGGCGCCTACATCTACGACACCCAGGGCAACCGTTTCCTCGATGCCGTGGGCGGCATGTGGTGCACCAACATTGGCCTGGGCCGTGAGGAAATGGCCGAGGCCATCGCCGATCAAGTGCGGCAACTGGCCTATTCGAATCCGTTTTCCGACATGTCGAACAACGTGGCGATCCAGCTCTGCGAAAAGCTTGCCAGCCTCGCTCCCGGTGACCTCGACCATGTGTTCCTGACCACCGGCGGCTCCACCGCCGTGGACACCGCGTACCGGCTGATCCAGTACTACCAGAACTGCCGTGGCAAACCGGAAAAGAAACACGTCATCGCCCGCTTCAACGCGTATCACGGCTCCACCACGCTGACCATGTCGATCGGCAACAAGGCTGCCGACCGGGTGCCGGAGTTCGATTACGCCAATCCATTGATCCACCACGTCTCCAACCCCAACCCGTACCGCGCACCGGACGGCATGGACGAGGCGCAGTTCCTTGAGTTTCTGGTCAAGGAGTTCGAAGACAAGATCCAGTCGATTGGCGCGGACAAGGTCGCCGGTTTCTTTGCCGAACCGGTGATGGGTTCGGGCGGGGTGATCATTCCGCCCAAGGGTTACCTCAAGCGCATGTGGGAAGTCTGCCAGCGTTACGACATTCTGTTCGTCGCTGACGAAGTGGTGACTTCGTTCGGACGCCTGGGCAAATTCTTTGCCTCCCTCGACGTGTTCGACGTGCAACCCGACATCATCACCACCGCCAAGGGTCTGACTTCGGCGTATCTGCCGCTGGGTGCGTGCATCTTTTCCGACCGCATCTGGAAAGTCATCGCCGAGCCTGGCAAGGGCCGCTGCTTTACCCATGGCTTCACCTACAGCGGCCATCCGGTGTGCTGCACGGCGGCGCTGAAGAACATCGAAATCATCGAGCGGGAAAACCTGCTGGCCCATGTCGACGATGTCGGCGGTTATCTGGAACAGCGTCTGGCCACGCTGCGGGATTTGCCGCTGGTGGGCGATGTGCGCTGTCTGAAACTGATGGCCTGCGTGGAGTTCGTCGCCGACAAACGCACCAAGGCGCTGTTCGCCGACGAGATCAACATCGGCGAAAAAATCCACTCGCGCGCGCAGGCCCGAGGCTTGCTGGTGCGGCCGATCATGCACCTCAACGTCATGTCGCCGCCGCTGATTCTCACCTATGAGCAGGTGGATGAAATTGTCGAGATCCTGCGGGTGTGCATTCTGGAAGTGGCGGCCGAGCTTGAGGCGAGCGGACAGTACGCCGGCCAATGA
- a CDS encoding polyamine ABC transporter substrate-binding protein codes for MGKTLLKVISSLFVVPLTLNAYAAEVNDSNTLRLYNWADYIGEKTLADFEKASGIKVIYDTFDAYETVQAKLLTGHSGYDLIVLNASLAPPLIQAKVFQPLDKKLLPSWPNLDPKILQDLQGFDPGTTYSAPYTWGSNGITYNVDKIKERMPDAPIGSLAMIFDPKIVAKFADCGVTLLDAPTEVIPMALTYLGRDPRSAAPEDLKAAQALLLSVRPYIRKFDSVNYLTSLPNGDVCMAMTWSGDYATAMARAAEAKKEINLAYFIPKEGSLIWFDNMYIPADAPHVANAHKFLEYLMQPQVMADVSDYINYANSNAAATPLLNAAVRDNPAIYPDAQTRERLFPQKTQNAKDMRAMTRVWSTVKSGI; via the coding sequence ATGGGCAAGACACTGCTTAAGGTGATTTCCAGTCTGTTTGTTGTACCGCTGACCCTGAATGCCTACGCCGCCGAGGTAAACGACAGCAACACGCTACGGCTCTATAACTGGGCGGATTACATCGGCGAAAAGACCCTGGCCGATTTCGAAAAGGCCAGCGGCATTAAGGTCATCTACGACACATTCGATGCCTACGAAACGGTGCAGGCCAAGTTGCTCACCGGCCATTCCGGTTATGACCTGATCGTGCTGAACGCGTCCCTCGCGCCACCGCTGATCCAGGCCAAGGTGTTCCAGCCGCTGGACAAAAAACTGCTGCCGAGCTGGCCTAACCTTGACCCGAAAATCTTGCAGGACCTGCAAGGTTTCGATCCGGGCACCACCTACTCGGCGCCCTACACCTGGGGCAGCAACGGCATCACCTATAACGTCGACAAGATCAAGGAACGCATGCCGGACGCGCCGATCGGTTCGCTGGCGATGATTTTCGATCCGAAGATCGTCGCCAAGTTTGCCGACTGCGGTGTGACCCTGCTCGATGCACCCACCGAAGTCATTCCCATGGCTTTGACGTACCTGGGGCGCGACCCGCGAAGCGCCGCGCCGGAAGACCTGAAAGCTGCCCAGGCGTTGCTGCTTTCGGTGCGGCCGTACATCCGCAAATTCGACTCGGTCAATTACCTGACCAGCCTGCCCAATGGCGATGTGTGCATGGCGATGACCTGGTCCGGCGATTACGCGACGGCCATGGCCCGCGCCGCAGAAGCCAAGAAAGAGATCAACCTGGCCTACTTCATTCCCAAGGAAGGCTCGCTGATCTGGTTCGACAACATGTACATCCCGGCCGACGCCCCACACGTGGCCAACGCCCACAAGTTTCTCGAGTACCTGATGCAACCGCAGGTGATGGCCGATGTGAGTGATTACATCAACTACGCCAACAGTAACGCCGCTGCCACCCCGTTGCTCAATGCCGCGGTGCGCGACAACCCGGCGATTTACCCCGATGCACAAACCCGTGAGCGGTTGTTTCCGCAGAAGACCCAGAACGCCAAGGACATGCGGGCCATGACCCGGGTCTGGAGCACGGTGAAAAGCGGGATCTGA
- a CDS encoding enoyl-CoA hydratase-related protein, producing the protein MTDLIKQELNDGVLTLTIDRPDKLNALTNAMYMRLADLLFAADENDEVRVIIVTGGPNCFTSGNDLVDFLKEPPTHLDSPAFRFMRAVTHLQKPLIAAVCGAAIGIGTTLLLHCDQVLVTRNAKLRTPFVNLGLCPEFGASLLLPRLLGQARAARLLLLGDGLDGAQAVEWGLANEAFDDGEQCLAAARKIAQRLLAMPQQALRQSRHLMKQPGMEELQATLREENTLFIQRLNSDEAKTALNALLNRSTDKNPPKGNLP; encoded by the coding sequence ATGACCGACCTGATCAAACAAGAACTGAACGATGGCGTGCTGACGCTGACCATCGACCGCCCGGACAAGCTCAACGCGCTGACAAACGCCATGTACATGCGGCTGGCCGACCTGTTGTTTGCCGCTGACGAGAACGATGAAGTCCGGGTGATTATCGTGACCGGTGGCCCGAACTGCTTCACCAGCGGCAACGACCTGGTGGACTTCTTGAAAGAGCCGCCGACCCACCTGGACAGCCCGGCATTTCGCTTTATGCGCGCTGTGACGCATCTGCAAAAGCCGCTGATCGCAGCGGTGTGCGGGGCCGCCATCGGCATCGGCACCACCCTGCTGTTGCACTGCGATCAGGTGCTGGTGACCCGCAACGCCAAGCTGCGCACGCCGTTCGTCAACCTCGGCCTGTGCCCGGAGTTCGGCGCCAGCCTGCTGTTGCCGCGCCTGCTCGGCCAGGCCCGGGCTGCTCGCCTGTTGCTGCTGGGCGATGGCCTCGACGGTGCTCAAGCGGTTGAATGGGGTTTGGCCAATGAAGCCTTCGATGACGGCGAGCAATGCCTCGCTGCGGCAAGGAAAATCGCCCAACGCTTGTTGGCAATGCCTCAGCAAGCCTTGCGCCAATCACGCCACCTGATGAAGCAGCCCGGCATGGAAGAACTGCAAGCCACCCTGCGCGAAGAAAACACGCTGTTCATTCAGCGCCTCAATAGCGATGAAGCGAAAACAGCCTTGAACGCCCTGCTCAATCGCAGTACAGATAAGAATCCACCGAAAGGAAACCTGCCATGA
- a CDS encoding acetyl-CoA C-acyltransferase family protein, translating into MNTPEIYVVSAARTAIGTFGGSLKDVPLADLATTAVKAALQRAAVDPALVGHLVMGNVIPTETRDAYISRVAAMNAGIPKETPAYNVNRLCGSGLQAIINAAQTLLLGDADIVVGAGAESMSRGPYLLPSARWGSRMGNVQAVDYMLGILHDPFQSIHMGITAENVAARNGITREMQDALAFEDQKRAAHAIANGYFSEQIATVEIQDRKGTKLFSVDEHPRATSLEQLAAMKPAFKKDGSVTAGNASGLNDGAAALVMATGTAVQVNNLKPLARLVSYAHAGVEPELMGLGPIPATRLALKRAGLTVADLDVIEANIAFAAQACAVSQELDLDPAKVNPNGSGIALGHPVGATGTIIATKAIHELHRTGGRYALVTMCIGGGQGIAAIFERT; encoded by the coding sequence ATGAACACTCCAGAAATCTACGTCGTCAGCGCCGCCCGTACCGCCATCGGCACGTTCGGCGGCTCGCTCAAGGACGTGCCACTGGCCGATCTGGCGACCACAGCCGTGAAAGCCGCGCTGCAACGCGCCGCCGTAGACCCGGCGCTGGTCGGTCATCTGGTGATGGGCAACGTGATCCCGACCGAAACCCGTGACGCCTACATCTCCCGCGTCGCTGCGATGAACGCCGGAATCCCGAAAGAAACCCCGGCCTACAACGTCAACCGCCTGTGCGGTTCGGGCCTGCAAGCGATCATCAACGCCGCACAGACCCTGCTGCTGGGCGATGCCGACATCGTCGTCGGTGCCGGTGCCGAATCCATGAGCCGTGGCCCGTACCTGCTGCCGTCCGCCCGTTGGGGTTCGCGCATGGGTAACGTGCAAGCCGTCGACTACATGCTCGGCATCCTGCATGACCCGTTCCAGAGCATCCACATGGGCATCACTGCCGAGAACGTCGCTGCGCGCAACGGCATCACTCGCGAAATGCAGGACGCCCTGGCCTTTGAGGACCAGAAACGCGCGGCCCATGCGATCGCCAACGGCTACTTCAGCGAGCAGATCGCGACCGTGGAAATCCAGGATCGCAAGGGCACCAAACTGTTCAGCGTCGACGAGCACCCGCGCGCCACCTCCCTGGAACAACTGGCCGCCATGAAGCCGGCGTTCAAGAAGGACGGCTCGGTCACCGCCGGCAACGCTTCCGGGCTGAACGACGGTGCCGCCGCGCTGGTCATGGCCACCGGCACCGCGGTGCAGGTCAACAACCTGAAACCGCTCGCCCGCCTGGTCAGCTACGCCCACGCCGGCGTCGAGCCGGAACTGATGGGCCTGGGCCCGATCCCCGCTACGCGCCTGGCGCTCAAGCGTGCCGGCCTGACCGTCGCCGACCTCGACGTGATCGAAGCCAACATCGCTTTCGCCGCTCAGGCCTGCGCAGTCAGCCAGGAACTGGACCTCGACCCGGCCAAGGTCAACCCGAACGGCTCGGGCATCGCCCTCGGTCACCCGGTCGGCGCGACCGGCACGATCATCGCCACCAAAGCCATCCACGAACTGCATCGCACCGGTGGCCGTTACGCGCTGGTGACGATGTGCATTGGCGGCGGTCAGGGGATTGCGGCGATTTTTGAACGGACTTGA
- a CDS encoding LysR substrate-binding domain-containing protein has protein sequence MQSSDLEIDLLRAFIAVAETGSFTAAAEVVARSQSAVSQKIIRLEEILGMRVFERTSRTLTLTAEGERLLVGARKMMLHFDSFMREMRAPVTVNTLRLGISENLVPTQLPRLLSRFSKLYPDLELELTTGLSSDLLADHEAGRLDVVISKRKMGAAQRGRIIWREPLVWIAAKDYEIEAARPLRLVMMRPPCAYRAIMVEALASVQREWSSACLASNLGGVQAAVAAGLGVTALGTSFLQEGMRIIEPSEKLPTLPSTEVAVIGDEPRTQHLLQPLVALLTEGLMSGTSLT, from the coding sequence ATGCAATCCAGCGACCTTGAAATCGACTTGCTGCGCGCGTTTATCGCGGTGGCGGAAACCGGCAGTTTCACGGCAGCGGCCGAGGTGGTGGCGCGTTCTCAATCGGCGGTGAGCCAGAAAATCATCCGTCTGGAAGAGATCCTCGGCATGCGCGTGTTCGAGCGCACCAGCCGTACCCTGACGTTGACGGCGGAGGGTGAGCGACTGTTGGTCGGGGCGCGAAAAATGATGCTGCACTTCGACAGTTTCATGCGTGAGATGCGCGCGCCGGTGACGGTCAACACTCTGCGTCTGGGCATCTCCGAGAACCTGGTACCCACGCAGTTGCCGCGGTTGTTGTCGCGTTTCAGCAAGTTATATCCCGACCTGGAACTGGAGCTGACCACCGGGCTGAGCAGCGACCTGCTGGCCGATCATGAAGCGGGGCGGCTGGATGTGGTGATTTCCAAGCGCAAGATGGGCGCCGCTCAACGCGGCCGGATCATCTGGCGTGAGCCGTTGGTGTGGATTGCTGCGAAGGACTACGAAATCGAAGCGGCGCGACCGTTGCGCCTGGTGATGATGCGACCGCCCTGCGCGTATCGCGCGATCATGGTCGAGGCGCTGGCTTCGGTGCAGCGGGAATGGTCGTCGGCGTGTCTGGCGAGCAATCTCGGCGGGGTTCAGGCTGCCGTGGCTGCCGGGCTCGGAGTTACCGCCCTGGGCACTTCGTTTTTGCAGGAAGGCATGCGGATTATCGAACCGTCGGAAAAGCTGCCGACGCTACCGTCCACGGAAGTCGCGGTGATCGGCGACGAGCCCCGTACCCAACATCTGCTGCAACCCCTGGTCGCGTTGCTGACCGAAGGTCTGATGTCGGGTACGAGTCTCACCTGA
- a CDS encoding nuclear transport factor 2 family protein, translating to MSSNTAVQIVESFWREVWQARDPQAAARFVAEDFVITSGGVEIAGREQFIEWIGIFLSKIDDFQFGAIETFQNADGTRVASRWKLCGKNRGFIGGRSCGTPFEMLGTAVWQVRADGLLQHNWVERNALEVHRDLIGL from the coding sequence ATGTCATCCAATACAGCCGTACAGATCGTCGAAAGCTTCTGGCGCGAAGTCTGGCAGGCACGCGATCCGCAAGCCGCCGCCAGGTTCGTCGCCGAAGACTTTGTCATCACCTCCGGTGGCGTTGAAATCGCCGGTCGTGAGCAGTTCATCGAATGGATCGGTATCTTCCTTTCGAAAATCGACGACTTTCAGTTCGGCGCCATCGAAACCTTTCAGAACGCCGACGGCACGCGCGTGGCGTCACGCTGGAAACTCTGCGGTAAAAACCGCGGCTTTATCGGTGGACGCTCCTGCGGCACGCCGTTCGAAATGCTCGGCACGGCCGTGTGGCAAGTGCGCGCCGATGGTTTGTTGCAGCACAACTGGGTCGAACGCAATGCGCTGGAAGTGCACCGCGACCTGATCGGCCTGTAA
- a CDS encoding DUF2790 domain-containing protein: MKKLLMLFALVCSGSALAQSPSATEQYRYGMHLDVAQVISISEPQDKCHPSPVTMIYRDSHGNVKSLKYLVAGTDCGNAND; encoded by the coding sequence ATGAAAAAACTACTGATGTTGTTTGCGCTGGTGTGCTCAGGTTCGGCGCTCGCGCAATCCCCTTCCGCCACCGAGCAATACCGTTACGGCATGCACCTGGACGTGGCGCAGGTCATTTCCATCTCGGAACCCCAAGACAAATGCCATCCATCACCGGTGACCATGATTTACCGGGACTCCCACGGCAATGTGAAAAGCCTGAAGTATTTGGTGGCGGGCACCGATTGTGGCAACGCGAACGACTGA
- the queC gene encoding 7-cyano-7-deazaguanine synthase QueC: MTKKAVIVFSGGQDSTTCLVHALPLYDEIHCITFDYGQRHRAEIEVAQQLSKQLGVKVHKILDTSLLNELAISSLTRDNTPSLNINSSGNNLPNTFVPGRNILFLTLASIYAYQVRAEAIITGICEIECSDYPDCRDEFVKHLNDAIEFGMDYKLHIQTPLMRLSKAETWALADHHQQLNLIRHETLTCYNGIKGSGCGNCDAYNLRANGLNEFLENRTQIMNNLKTKLDL, from the coding sequence ATGACCAAAAAGGCAGTTATCGTTTTCAGTGGCGGGCAAGATTCAACAACTTGCTTAGTCCATGCGTTGCCGCTCTACGATGAAATTCACTGTATTACGTTCGACTATGGCCAACGCCATCGTGCGGAAATTGAAGTGGCGCAACAACTTTCAAAACAGCTAGGCGTGAAAGTGCATAAAATTCTAGACACTTCCTTACTGAATGAGTTGGCTATCAGCAGCCTAACGCGCGATAACACTCCATCTCTAAACATAAACAGCTCCGGGAATAACCTACCAAACACTTTCGTACCTGGTAGAAATATTCTGTTTTTGACCCTGGCATCTATTTACGCATATCAAGTGCGTGCTGAGGCAATCATCACTGGCATTTGTGAAATAGAGTGTTCCGATTACCCTGACTGCCGCGATGAATTTGTAAAGCACCTGAATGACGCTATCGAATTTGGCATGGATTACAAATTACATATTCAAACTCCGCTGATGCGGCTTAGCAAAGCGGAAACTTGGGCGCTTGCAGATCATCACCAACAGTTAAACTTGATTCGCCACGAGACATTAACTTGCTATAACGGCATAAAAGGAAGTGGTTGCGGCAATTGCGATGCGTATAATCTTCGTGCAAATGGATTAAATGAATTCCTTGAAAATAGAACGCAAATCATGAACAACCTAAAAACAAAACTTGATCTATAA
- a CDS encoding queuosine precursor transporter yields MGNEPENGKYKLLGFENSKGLVVVMVISTGKIIKVKISEVVKSEIIDDLSKSEIKDIYRKYYSGGAAVTAYEIYDRNERSWMIYVVLNLILLALFVFTNIAATKLVHLDLFDLVVPPAVFLYPLTFLVVDLLNETYGFRLAKKALLFAFGGNALIVLLLNAVNFLPGLPGWKLDVPYAEVVAHVSSVLVASSVSFVFSETVNSYLLCKIKELTNSKFLFLRVFFSTFFAVIIDSFLFCYIAFYGIMQSADILNLIYAQIAIKMCFAVFNVFPAYGARSLFKRYVAGASTA; encoded by the coding sequence ATGGGTAATGAACCTGAAAATGGCAAGTACAAGCTTCTAGGGTTCGAGAATAGTAAAGGCCTTGTTGTTGTCATGGTGATTTCTACAGGGAAAATTATTAAGGTAAAAATAAGTGAAGTGGTGAAAAGCGAGATAATAGATGATTTAAGTAAATCCGAAATTAAGGATATTTACAGGAAGTACTACTCTGGTGGAGCTGCGGTGACAGCTTACGAAATTTACGATCGTAATGAGCGGTCGTGGATGATTTATGTTGTTTTGAATTTGATTTTGCTTGCGCTTTTTGTTTTTACAAATATCGCTGCTACCAAGCTTGTACATTTGGATTTATTCGATCTTGTTGTCCCTCCCGCCGTATTTCTATATCCGTTGACATTTCTAGTGGTTGACTTGTTGAATGAAACTTACGGATTTAGACTCGCCAAAAAAGCTTTGTTATTTGCATTTGGCGGTAATGCTCTAATTGTTCTGTTGCTTAATGCGGTTAATTTTCTCCCTGGACTGCCTGGTTGGAAATTAGATGTTCCGTATGCGGAAGTTGTCGCTCATGTGTCGTCTGTTTTAGTGGCGTCATCAGTTTCTTTTGTGTTTTCTGAGACTGTAAATTCTTATTTGTTGTGCAAAATAAAAGAGCTTACGAATTCGAAATTTCTGTTTTTGCGTGTATTCTTTAGCACTTTTTTTGCTGTGATTATAGATAGTTTTCTATTTTGTTATATTGCGTTTTACGGAATTATGCAAAGTGCTGATATACTGAATTTGATTTACGCTCAGATAGCTATAAAAATGTGTTTTGCTGTGTTTAATGTTTTTCCAGCATATGGAGCAAGGTCACTATTTAAAAGGTATGTTGCTGGTGCATCAACGGCATGA
- a CDS encoding helix-turn-helix transcriptional regulator, translated as MHKKEKTERLKSNIKYLIKSRGETQLSLCSSSGLTRTTIYNILEGRVVNVQQSTIRKISDFFGVSYREIETVDFEEREIIESSISLEGNMNPAAVPIIKESLLFLNLDKRIGELAATHPLTYYFGTACNLIGVLLEKGISGVNEPGDILIIRKGVTRSDREKLVYDGIERKLFITNASCHDSEVVRVVGEIIEERFNG; from the coding sequence ATGCATAAGAAAGAAAAAACTGAAAGATTGAAGAGCAACATAAAGTATCTTATAAAAAGTCGAGGGGAGACGCAGTTGTCGTTGTGTAGCTCTAGTGGTTTGACCAGGACGACGATATATAACATTCTCGAAGGAAGAGTCGTCAACGTTCAGCAATCCACGATTCGTAAGATTTCTGATTTTTTTGGTGTGTCCTATAGGGAAATAGAGACTGTTGATTTTGAAGAGAGAGAAATCATTGAGAGCAGTATTTCTCTAGAGGGTAATATGAATCCTGCGGCGGTTCCTATAATTAAAGAGAGTTTGCTTTTTCTGAATCTTGACAAGAGGATCGGTGAGTTGGCGGCAACTCACCCGCTTACTTATTATTTTGGCACCGCATGTAACTTAATAGGTGTGCTCTTGGAGAAGGGCATTAGTGGTGTGAACGAGCCCGGTGACATTTTGATAATAAGGAAAGGAGTGACGAGGAGTGATAGAGAAAAATTGGTGTATGACGGGATAGAGAGGAAGCTATTTATAACTAATGCGTCTTGCCATGATTCTGAAGTTGTTCGTGTTGTGGGGGAGATAATAGAGGAAAGGTTTAATGGGTAA
- a CDS encoding DUF6124 family protein, with the protein MKRTTPKPDAETIDFSKLSNITEPLVSARLRNPNRPDPVSHVFTIIPNIDTESLLCHACETLASLNVMATDLACEVEGSRRNVMLAIQQLAVLGELLVNRALDNLDPPGGLPEAASSS; encoded by the coding sequence ATGAAAAGGACCACCCCAAAACCAGACGCAGAGACAATCGACTTCTCCAAGCTCTCAAACATCACTGAACCCCTCGTCAGTGCGCGCCTGCGTAATCCAAACCGCCCCGATCCCGTCAGCCATGTCTTCACCATCATTCCGAACATCGATACGGAATCCTTGCTCTGTCACGCCTGCGAAACCCTTGCATCCCTGAATGTGATGGCTACTGATCTCGCGTGCGAAGTGGAAGGCTCGCGGCGAAACGTGATGTTGGCCATTCAGCAATTGGCCGTGCTGGGCGAATTGCTGGTCAATCGAGCGCTGGACAATCTCGACCCACCCGGTGGTTTGCCTGAGGCTGCGTCAAGTAGCTAA